In Lasioglossum baleicum chromosome 1, iyLasBale1, whole genome shotgun sequence, the genomic window GAGGAGACAGCTAGACATAGGAACTTCTTAGACATGGCAGCGGAGGAAATACAGACATTGCAGAGGAAACACACAGCGATACAAGCTAGGCTCAAGGAGCACAGGAGGACTCTTCTGGAACTTCAGCATAGGGTTTTGCAAGTAAGTACATACCATTCGTTTCCTTCAGGTTCGAATAAAATAATCACTAAACATTGTTTCTATTTTTGCCAGGTACTGGTGCGCCAAGAAATAACTCGCAAAGTGGGATTGTCATTGCAGCCTGAAGAGGAGGTCCTCACGCACAGGTTTGAAGCCATGCACTCGCAGATCAGTGCTCCGACTCAGTTCAAGGGCAGAATCAGTGAGATGCTGTCTCAATTACGAATGAGAAGTTACATAGATACTCAGAATCAGGAGAGATACGCGATGGACCCTATAGCGCAGGACGACATCAAAGCGGTGCGTATAATTTACAACAAACGGCAAACTTTCTTTGATCAAGAGAAGTTGCTATAATTTTTCCTTGTTTCTTTTGTACCAGTATCTCACGATGGAACAGCAGGGCATGGCTCAACTGATAGCGACGATACACGCAGACTTAGAAAGCTTGAAGATCATCAAAGACAGCATGTCCGAGCTTTTAATGAGTCATAGTATATCGTGAGGGTTATATTTAGCCGCGTAAATTGTACCCTTACTTTTTGTCGTCGAATTGTTTATACGCCGATGCGATTATTTGTTATCGTTCGATGCGATAAATGTGCAAGCACACGGACAAGACTCGAGAACTCGTTGCACCCCGGAGGTTCGGTgccatatttatttttttttgatCTTGCAACATCCAATGTGTATATTTTTCTCGATTGCGAACCTGTGTTTCGTCTACCGCGAGGGACCGAATGTTGTCAATTGTAATAGCTCGCCGAGTGTTGCACAATTGTTACCGGTGGACCCTTTCCACAGCTTCGAGAAGGTCTATATATTTCAGATACATCAAGGGGAAAGGTGCCAGGGAGGCGTTCGTTCTATACAGATGAAAGAATAAAAACGATTTTTACATAAATAATGTGCTTTTATTGGATAATTTTCACGTCGTTAAACACGCTCCTTCGTTCCGTCCACAGAGAAATGCACATAACTCTCCGCCCGCACGCGTCCTTTTTATCTCGCTCGGACACAACTACTTACACATAATATATCTTTATATACATATCATACATTGGTTGGTGTTTAGTAGAAGATACCGGGACAGCTTCGAAGCGGTACCCCACAGAAGCTCGTTTGTGCCGTGGTGTTTACGTAGGATTTCAGTGCCACATGTACAACCATACGTTTCCCCTATGTAGTTTCTCGTGTCACGGTGTTTGGTACGATTCTTTATTCTCATATCCGATCGATATTCTTCGAGTTTACCCGTAAATCTAGATCACCGAGACTTCGCTAGTCGCTAACGTCGAGAACACGCGCTCACCTTTCAACAATTTCAAAGATAGGGTGTTCATCTGAATTTTTAACTGTGCATTTCAATTTTTTAGTGTAATATCATACTCGCGATTCATTTAAAACCTACACGACCGTGGAACGAAATTGCCGAATCAACCATACCGTTATTCATATTTTGAATCACTCCAAAGTTTCATCCTAATCGGTGAGCGCGAGCTCGCAAGCAAGAGAGGCATTAACGAGTTAAGATTGAGCAATTCTCTTCCGAACTGTGCCCCGCCGGCTATCGCTGCCCTACGGCGAAAGAATTAAACGTATTACGATATATTTGGTTTCGCAGTCTGATCAAAACAGTATCCTCTCGACCTATCTCACCGGTCCATTACATCCGTCCCAAACCTCTAACGTTCCCCCCTCGAAAATTTTGCGTTCAACGACCGCTCAAACGTTCCCCGCGAAACCGACGGTGTCCCGAGGTTCCTTTTCCGCTGTTTGCGTTGGCTCCAGGTCGTTCCCGGTTGACAAACGACGACCGATAAACCTCTATCACTACGAAACACTGTGAAAACCAAAGGGAATATTCCTCAGGTAACAGTGTCAAGGCACTTAGCCCGGGGACGACCTCGAGAACGCTGGACGCGGGTCACCGTCGGTAGTTTGAGCCGCTAACTTCAACTCCGAAGAGAAGAATACCCTCATACCCTGAGCATATCCTAAAATCATCCGACAATCCCCTACTTGTTGATCGTCAGATCCAACGGTAGATCCTGCTCCATCTCCACGACGTTCTCGATCTTGACCCTCAGATCTTGTCCACAGGTGTTGTTCGTGTCAGCGATGTTCCCCCATATATTCTGCAGTCCATACTGAAGATCAACCGATCCTAGCAGGTGCCTGAACAACGGGTTTTGAGCTTTGAGGATCAGGTCGGAGAGGATCTTGGTTTTCTCTAGGATGTTGTCGTTGGTGTGCGCGCAGCACTTGTGACGACAACAGCAATCGTTGGTGTCCTTGCAGAGCTCTTCCTTGGTAGGTGTCTGCTCGATCTCCATCTTGAGATCCTCCGCTCGTTTGATCACCGAATGCCTGACCGGGTCGCAGCTAACCATGTTCTCCTTTTTGCAGGGGGTGCTGTTGACTATTGACTCGATGTTCCTGTAGTCGACGGTGCTGACCTTGCTCGGGTACTCGACGGGTTCCTCGGTTTTGATGGGCGTCGACTGCATCCCGATGCGAGGCATAGGATCAGGAATACGATGAGGACTGGTCTGAGGAGAGGATACCGGCTCCTTCATCATCTGGCTGCCGTACATCGGATTCACTTGGATTCTTTCAGGTATGATGTAACTGTCGTCGTAGATCCTCGGATAAATCTTCACATCCTGCTCGCCGTACACTTTCCTCGGCGTGATCTGATCCGCCTGCTCCTTACGCTGTTGTTCTTGCAGGTTGTACATGTTGTTCCACTCGACGAAGCTCCTCTGCTCCTCGAAGCTGTTGCTCGTCTTCGGACTCGAGCCTGATGCGCTGCTCTCGATGCTGCTGTCCTTCTTGTCCGACTCCGAGTTGGTCGTGCTGTTCTGCTTTTCCGGCGAGGTAGTATCCAACCGCGTTTTTTCTTGTGAGTTGTTTTCGTCGAAACTCTTCTCCTGCACCTTGTCGTTGTTGTTCACGTAATGTCTGTAGGTCTTTACATGTTTCCGCAGCGACGACGGATCCGTGTACCGCTTCGGGCAACCAGGAACCTTGCAGCAATATGGCTTGTCCACTGCGTGCGTTCTCGTGTGCTTGAACCGATCCGAAGAGTTCGAGTACGCCTTGTTGCAGCCCTCCACGGGACAGACGTACGGACGCTCACCGGTGTGCGAACGCGCGTGGATCTTCAGGTTCTCCGCGCGGCTGAAGCTCTTGTCGCACTGGAAACAGTGGTGCGGCTTCTCGTTCGTGTGCGTGCGGACGTGGACCAGCATCTTGTATCTGCGGAAGATCATCTCGGTTAGATTCTACGTTTCAGCGACGTAATTTCATGCGGAGAGAATGGAAGAACACCGTTTTCCAAGATAGGTAGCTAAACCAGACTTGAAGTATTGGTTTGAGAAAATAGTTCCGAGCGGAAAGGGTAGATTtttgaaatattaggttgtccttaAAGTTTCTTTCACTACGTGCACATTCCATATTGTTATAGATATAACGTCAG contains:
- the LOC143209063 gene encoding uncharacterized protein LOC143209063; its protein translation is MIVYVPGRMPSHVGPYGAARYPGTLLGAVPGFYSPISGYSTSPNSSYYGSLSLHQQPPLDLPVWPRRMPVEEELGTSPSAALPGLGVSPGGLTNTGPPSPAHSDSDASSSSLELGSIRRGENAQLKCRWLNCGRWFTSLEQLAGHVARLHAAPGPRGLFYCGWEGCARGERGFNARYKMLVHVRTHTNEKPHHCFQCDKSFSRAENLKIHARSHTGERPYVCPVEGCNKAYSNSSDRFKHTRTHAVDKPYCCKVPGCPKRYTDPSSLRKHVKTYRHYVNNNDKVQEKSFDENNSQEKTRLDTTSPEKQNSTTNSESDKKDSSIESSASGSSPKTSNSFEEQRSFVEWNNMYNLQEQQRKEQADQITPRKVYGEQDVKIYPRIYDDSYIIPERIQVNPMYGSQMMKEPVSSPQTSPHRIPDPMPRIGMQSTPIKTEEPVEYPSKVSTVDYRNIESIVNSTPCKKENMVSCDPVRHSVIKRAEDLKMEIEQTPTKEELCKDTNDCCCRHKCCAHTNDNILEKTKILSDLILKAQNPLFRHLLGSVDLQYGLQNIWGNIADTNNTCGQDLRVKIENVVEMEQDLPLDLTINK